A section of the Delphinus delphis chromosome 1, mDelDel1.2, whole genome shotgun sequence genome encodes:
- the TRIM46 gene encoding tripartite motif-containing protein 46 isoform X3 — translation MAEGEDMQAFTSIMDALVRISTSMKNMEKELLCPVCQEMYKQPLVLPCTHNVCQACAREVLGQQGYVGHGGDPSSEPTSPASTPSTRSPRLSRRTLPKPDRLDRLLKSGFGTYPGRKRGALHPQVIMFPCPACQGDVELGERGLAGLFRNLTLERVVERYRQSVSVGGAILCQLCKPPPLEATKGCTECRATFCNECFKLFHPWGTQKAQHEPTLPTLSFRPKGLMCPDHKEEVTHYCKTCQRLVCQLCRVRRTHSGHKITPVLSAYQALKDKLTKSLTYILGNQDTVQTQICELEETVRHTEVSGQQAKEEVSQLVRGLGAVLEERRASLLQAIEECQQERLARLSAQIQEHRSLLDGSGLVGYAQEVLKETDQPCFVQAAKQLHNRIARATEALQMFRPAASSSFRHCQLDVGREMKLLTELNFLRVPEAPVIDTQRTFAYDQIFLCWRLPPHSPPAWHYTIEFRRTDVPAQPGPTRWQRREEVRGTSALLENPDTGSVYVLRVRGCNKAGYGEYSEDVHLHTPPAPVLHFFLDGRWGTSRERLAISKDQRAVRSVPGLPLLLAAERLLTGCHLSVDVVLGDVAVTQGRSYWACAVDPASYLVKVGVGLESKLQESFQGAPDVISPRYDPDSGHDSGAEDATVEASPPFAFLTIGMGKILLGAGASSNAGLTGRDGPAASCTVPLPPRLGICLDYERGRVSFLDAVSFRGLLECPLDCSGPVCPAFCFIGGGAVQLQEPVGTKPERKVTIGGFAKLD, via the exons ATGGCTGAGGGTGAGGATATGCAGGCCTTCACTTCCATCATGGATGCACTGGTCCGCATCAGT ACGAGCATGAAGAACATGGAGAAGGAACTGCTGTGCCCAGTGTGTCAAGAGATGTACAAGCAGCCACTGGTGCTGCCCTGTACCCACAATGTATGCCAGGCCTGTGCCCGGGAGGTGCTGGGCCAGCAGGGCTACGTAGGCCATGGTGGGGACCCCAGCTCTGAGCCCACCTCTCCTGCCTCCACCCCTTCTACCCGAAGTCCCCGCCTCTCCCGCAGAACTCTCCCCAAGCCAGACCGCTTGGACCGACTGCTTAAGTCAG GCTTTGGGACATACCCCGGGCGGAAGCGAGGTGCTCTGCACCCTCAGGTGATCATGTTTCCGTGCCCAGCCTGCCAGGGCGATGTGGAGCTGGGGGAGCGGGGCTTGGCAGGGCTGTTCCGGAACCTGACCCTGGAGCGTGTGGTGGAGCGGTACCGCCAGAGTGTGAGTGTGGGTGGCGCCATCCTGTGCCAGCTGTGCAAGCCCCCGCCACTAGAGGCCACCAAGGGCTGCACTGAGTGCCGCGCCACCTTCTGCAACGAATGCTTCAAGCTCTTCCACCCCTGGGGCACCCAGAAGGCCCAACATGAGCCCACCctgcccaccctctccttccGCCCCAAG GGCCTGATGTGCCCAGATCACAAAGAAGAGGTGACCCACTACTGCAAGACCTGCCAACGACTGGTATGCCAACTTTGCCGTGTGCGACGCACCCACAGCGGCCACAAGATCACACCTGTGCTCAGTGCCTACCAGGCCCTCAAG GACAAGCTGACAAAGAGCCTGACATACATCCTGGGAAACCAGGACACAGTACAGACCCAGATCTGTGAGCTGGAGGAGACCGTGAGGCACACTGAG GTGAGTGGTCAGCAGGCCAAGGAGGAGGTGTCCCAGCTGGtgcgggggctgggggctgtgcTGGAGGAGAGGCGGGCATCGCTGCTTCAGGCCATTGAGGAGTGCCAGCAGGAGCGGCTGGCCCGTCTCAGCGCCCAGATCCAGGAGCACCGGAGCCTGCTGGATGGCTCAGGTCTGGTGGGCTACGCTCAGGAGGTGCTTAAGGAAACAGACCAGCCTTGCTTTGTGCAAGCAGCCAAACAGCTGCACAACAG GATTGCCCGAGCTACGGAGGCCCTCCAGATGTTCCGGCCAGCTGCCAGCTCCTCCTTCCGCCATTGCCAGCTGGACGTGGGGCGTGAGATGAAGCTGCTGACCGAGCTTAACTTCCTGCGAG TGCCCGAGGCTCCGGTCATTGACACCCAGCGCACCTTTGCCTACGACCAGATCTTCCTGTGCTGGCGGCTGCCCCCCCACTCACCACCTGCCTGGCACTACACCATTGAGTTCCGGCGCACGGATGTGCCGGCCCAGCCGGGCCCCACCCGCTGGCAGCGGCGGGAAGAGGTGAGGGGCACCAGCGCCCTGCTTGAGAACCCTGACACAGGCTCTGTGTACGTGCTGCGTGTCCGTGGCTGCAACAAGGCCGGCTACGGCGAGTACAGTGAAGATGTGCACCTGCACACGCCCCCAGCGCCCG TCCTGCACTTCTTCCTCGACGGCCGCTGGGGCACAAGCCGAGAGCGGCTGGCCATCAGCAAGGACCAGCGAGCGGTGCGGAGTGTTCCAGGGCTGCCCCTGCTGCTGGCTGCTGAGCGGCTACTGACGGGCTGCCACCTGAGCGTGGATGTGGTCCTGGGCGATGTGGCTGTGACCCAGGGCCGCAGCTACTGGGCCTGCGCCGTAGACCCAGCCTCCTACTTGGTGAAGGTGGGCGTCGGGCTGGAGAGCAAGCTTCAGGAAAGCTTCCAGGGTGCCCCCGATGTGATCAGCCCCAG GTACGACCCGGACAGTGGGCATGACAGCGGTGCCGAGGATGCCACAGTGGAGGCGTCGCCACCCTTCGCTTTCCTAACCATTGGCATGGGCAAGatcctgctgggggctggggccagCTCAAATGCAGGGCTGACAGGGAGGGATGGCCCGGCGGCCAGCTGCACAGTGCCCCTGCCGCCCCGCCTGGGCATCTGCCTGGACTACGAGCGGGGTCGGGTTTCCTTCCTGGATGCTGTGTCCTTCCGAGGGCTCCTGGAGTGCCCCCTGGACTGCTCGGGACCTGTGTGCCCTGCCTTTTGTTTTATTGGGGGTGGTGCAGTACAGCTACAGGAGCCCGTGGGCACTAAGCCCGAGAGGAAGGTCACCATTGGGGGCTTTGCCAAGCTGGACTGA
- the TRIM46 gene encoding tripartite motif-containing protein 46 isoform X4: MAEGEDMQAFTSIMDALVRISTSMKNMEKELLCPVCQEMYKQPLVLPCTHNVCQACAREVLGQQGYVGHGGDPSSEPTSPASTPSTRSPRLSRRTLPKPDRLDRLLKSGFGTYPGRKRGALHPQVIMFPCPACQGDVELGERGLAGLFRNLTLERVVERYRQSVSVGGAILCQLCKPPPLEATKGCTECRATFCNECFKLFHPWGTQKAQHEPTLPTLSFRPKGLMCPDHKEEVTHYCKTCQRLVCQLCRVRRTHSGHKITPVLSAYQALKDKLTKSLTYILGNQDTVQTQICELEETVRHTEVSGQQAKEEVSQLVRGLGAVLEERRASLLQAIEECQQERLARLSAQIQEHRSLLDGSGLVGYAQEVLKETDQPCFVQAAKQLHNRIARATEALQMFRPAASSSFRHCQLDVGREMKLLTELNFLRVPEAPVIDTQRTFAYDQIFLCWRLPPHSPPAWHYTIEFRRTDVPAQPGPTRWQRREEVRGTSALLENPDTGSVYVLRVRGCNKAGYGEYSEDVHLHTPPAPGTTRTVGMTAVPRMPQWRRRHPSLS, from the exons ATGGCTGAGGGTGAGGATATGCAGGCCTTCACTTCCATCATGGATGCACTGGTCCGCATCAGT ACGAGCATGAAGAACATGGAGAAGGAACTGCTGTGCCCAGTGTGTCAAGAGATGTACAAGCAGCCACTGGTGCTGCCCTGTACCCACAATGTATGCCAGGCCTGTGCCCGGGAGGTGCTGGGCCAGCAGGGCTACGTAGGCCATGGTGGGGACCCCAGCTCTGAGCCCACCTCTCCTGCCTCCACCCCTTCTACCCGAAGTCCCCGCCTCTCCCGCAGAACTCTCCCCAAGCCAGACCGCTTGGACCGACTGCTTAAGTCAG GCTTTGGGACATACCCCGGGCGGAAGCGAGGTGCTCTGCACCCTCAGGTGATCATGTTTCCGTGCCCAGCCTGCCAGGGCGATGTGGAGCTGGGGGAGCGGGGCTTGGCAGGGCTGTTCCGGAACCTGACCCTGGAGCGTGTGGTGGAGCGGTACCGCCAGAGTGTGAGTGTGGGTGGCGCCATCCTGTGCCAGCTGTGCAAGCCCCCGCCACTAGAGGCCACCAAGGGCTGCACTGAGTGCCGCGCCACCTTCTGCAACGAATGCTTCAAGCTCTTCCACCCCTGGGGCACCCAGAAGGCCCAACATGAGCCCACCctgcccaccctctccttccGCCCCAAG GGCCTGATGTGCCCAGATCACAAAGAAGAGGTGACCCACTACTGCAAGACCTGCCAACGACTGGTATGCCAACTTTGCCGTGTGCGACGCACCCACAGCGGCCACAAGATCACACCTGTGCTCAGTGCCTACCAGGCCCTCAAG GACAAGCTGACAAAGAGCCTGACATACATCCTGGGAAACCAGGACACAGTACAGACCCAGATCTGTGAGCTGGAGGAGACCGTGAGGCACACTGAG GTGAGTGGTCAGCAGGCCAAGGAGGAGGTGTCCCAGCTGGtgcgggggctgggggctgtgcTGGAGGAGAGGCGGGCATCGCTGCTTCAGGCCATTGAGGAGTGCCAGCAGGAGCGGCTGGCCCGTCTCAGCGCCCAGATCCAGGAGCACCGGAGCCTGCTGGATGGCTCAGGTCTGGTGGGCTACGCTCAGGAGGTGCTTAAGGAAACAGACCAGCCTTGCTTTGTGCAAGCAGCCAAACAGCTGCACAACAG GATTGCCCGAGCTACGGAGGCCCTCCAGATGTTCCGGCCAGCTGCCAGCTCCTCCTTCCGCCATTGCCAGCTGGACGTGGGGCGTGAGATGAAGCTGCTGACCGAGCTTAACTTCCTGCGAG TGCCCGAGGCTCCGGTCATTGACACCCAGCGCACCTTTGCCTACGACCAGATCTTCCTGTGCTGGCGGCTGCCCCCCCACTCACCACCTGCCTGGCACTACACCATTGAGTTCCGGCGCACGGATGTGCCGGCCCAGCCGGGCCCCACCCGCTGGCAGCGGCGGGAAGAGGTGAGGGGCACCAGCGCCCTGCTTGAGAACCCTGACACAGGCTCTGTGTACGTGCTGCGTGTCCGTGGCTGCAACAAGGCCGGCTACGGCGAGTACAGTGAAGATGTGCACCTGCACACGCCCCCAGCGCCCG GTACGACCCGGACAGTGGGCATGACAGCGGTGCCGAGGATGCCACAGTGGAGGCGTCGCCACCCTTCGCTTTCCTAA
- the TRIM46 gene encoding tripartite motif-containing protein 46 isoform X1, whose translation MATRARLSQGRCQLCSPQPLPSPSLRVPPSFVSAAPLTGMAAKRGTKTSMKNMEKELLCPVCQEMYKQPLVLPCTHNVCQACAREVLGQQGYVGHGGDPSSEPTSPASTPSTRSPRLSRRTLPKPDRLDRLLKSGFGTYPGRKRGALHPQVIMFPCPACQGDVELGERGLAGLFRNLTLERVVERYRQSVSVGGAILCQLCKPPPLEATKGCTECRATFCNECFKLFHPWGTQKAQHEPTLPTLSFRPKGLMCPDHKEEVTHYCKTCQRLVCQLCRVRRTHSGHKITPVLSAYQALKDKLTKSLTYILGNQDTVQTQICELEETVRHTEVSGQQAKEEVSQLVRGLGAVLEERRASLLQAIEECQQERLARLSAQIQEHRSLLDGSGLVGYAQEVLKETDQPCFVQAAKQLHNRIARATEALQMFRPAASSSFRHCQLDVGREMKLLTELNFLRVPEAPVIDTQRTFAYDQIFLCWRLPPHSPPAWHYTIEFRRTDVPAQPGPTRWQRREEVRGTSALLENPDTGSVYVLRVRGCNKAGYGEYSEDVHLHTPPAPVLHFFLDGRWGTSRERLAISKDQRAVRSVPGLPLLLAAERLLTGCHLSVDVVLGDVAVTQGRSYWACAVDPASYLVKVGVGLESKLQESFQGAPDVISPRYDPDSGHDSGAEDATVEASPPFAFLTIGMGKILLGAGASSNAGLTGRDGPAASCTVPLPPRLGICLDYERGRVSFLDAVSFRGLLECPLDCSGPVCPAFCFIGGGAVQLQEPVGTKPERKVTIGGFAKLD comes from the exons ATGGCAACCCGGGCCCGGCTCTCCCAGGGGCGGTGCCAGCTTTGCTCCCCCCAAccacttccttccccctccctccgtGTCCCTCCCTCCTTTGTGTCAGCTGCGCCCCTGACCGGGATGGCTGCGAAGAGAGGGACCAAG ACGAGCATGAAGAACATGGAGAAGGAACTGCTGTGCCCAGTGTGTCAAGAGATGTACAAGCAGCCACTGGTGCTGCCCTGTACCCACAATGTATGCCAGGCCTGTGCCCGGGAGGTGCTGGGCCAGCAGGGCTACGTAGGCCATGGTGGGGACCCCAGCTCTGAGCCCACCTCTCCTGCCTCCACCCCTTCTACCCGAAGTCCCCGCCTCTCCCGCAGAACTCTCCCCAAGCCAGACCGCTTGGACCGACTGCTTAAGTCAG GCTTTGGGACATACCCCGGGCGGAAGCGAGGTGCTCTGCACCCTCAGGTGATCATGTTTCCGTGCCCAGCCTGCCAGGGCGATGTGGAGCTGGGGGAGCGGGGCTTGGCAGGGCTGTTCCGGAACCTGACCCTGGAGCGTGTGGTGGAGCGGTACCGCCAGAGTGTGAGTGTGGGTGGCGCCATCCTGTGCCAGCTGTGCAAGCCCCCGCCACTAGAGGCCACCAAGGGCTGCACTGAGTGCCGCGCCACCTTCTGCAACGAATGCTTCAAGCTCTTCCACCCCTGGGGCACCCAGAAGGCCCAACATGAGCCCACCctgcccaccctctccttccGCCCCAAG GGCCTGATGTGCCCAGATCACAAAGAAGAGGTGACCCACTACTGCAAGACCTGCCAACGACTGGTATGCCAACTTTGCCGTGTGCGACGCACCCACAGCGGCCACAAGATCACACCTGTGCTCAGTGCCTACCAGGCCCTCAAG GACAAGCTGACAAAGAGCCTGACATACATCCTGGGAAACCAGGACACAGTACAGACCCAGATCTGTGAGCTGGAGGAGACCGTGAGGCACACTGAG GTGAGTGGTCAGCAGGCCAAGGAGGAGGTGTCCCAGCTGGtgcgggggctgggggctgtgcTGGAGGAGAGGCGGGCATCGCTGCTTCAGGCCATTGAGGAGTGCCAGCAGGAGCGGCTGGCCCGTCTCAGCGCCCAGATCCAGGAGCACCGGAGCCTGCTGGATGGCTCAGGTCTGGTGGGCTACGCTCAGGAGGTGCTTAAGGAAACAGACCAGCCTTGCTTTGTGCAAGCAGCCAAACAGCTGCACAACAG GATTGCCCGAGCTACGGAGGCCCTCCAGATGTTCCGGCCAGCTGCCAGCTCCTCCTTCCGCCATTGCCAGCTGGACGTGGGGCGTGAGATGAAGCTGCTGACCGAGCTTAACTTCCTGCGAG TGCCCGAGGCTCCGGTCATTGACACCCAGCGCACCTTTGCCTACGACCAGATCTTCCTGTGCTGGCGGCTGCCCCCCCACTCACCACCTGCCTGGCACTACACCATTGAGTTCCGGCGCACGGATGTGCCGGCCCAGCCGGGCCCCACCCGCTGGCAGCGGCGGGAAGAGGTGAGGGGCACCAGCGCCCTGCTTGAGAACCCTGACACAGGCTCTGTGTACGTGCTGCGTGTCCGTGGCTGCAACAAGGCCGGCTACGGCGAGTACAGTGAAGATGTGCACCTGCACACGCCCCCAGCGCCCG TCCTGCACTTCTTCCTCGACGGCCGCTGGGGCACAAGCCGAGAGCGGCTGGCCATCAGCAAGGACCAGCGAGCGGTGCGGAGTGTTCCAGGGCTGCCCCTGCTGCTGGCTGCTGAGCGGCTACTGACGGGCTGCCACCTGAGCGTGGATGTGGTCCTGGGCGATGTGGCTGTGACCCAGGGCCGCAGCTACTGGGCCTGCGCCGTAGACCCAGCCTCCTACTTGGTGAAGGTGGGCGTCGGGCTGGAGAGCAAGCTTCAGGAAAGCTTCCAGGGTGCCCCCGATGTGATCAGCCCCAG GTACGACCCGGACAGTGGGCATGACAGCGGTGCCGAGGATGCCACAGTGGAGGCGTCGCCACCCTTCGCTTTCCTAACCATTGGCATGGGCAAGatcctgctgggggctggggccagCTCAAATGCAGGGCTGACAGGGAGGGATGGCCCGGCGGCCAGCTGCACAGTGCCCCTGCCGCCCCGCCTGGGCATCTGCCTGGACTACGAGCGGGGTCGGGTTTCCTTCCTGGATGCTGTGTCCTTCCGAGGGCTCCTGGAGTGCCCCCTGGACTGCTCGGGACCTGTGTGCCCTGCCTTTTGTTTTATTGGGGGTGGTGCAGTACAGCTACAGGAGCCCGTGGGCACTAAGCCCGAGAGGAAGGTCACCATTGGGGGCTTTGCCAAGCTGGACTGA
- the TRIM46 gene encoding tripartite motif-containing protein 46 isoform X2, which yields MATRARLSQGRCQLCSPQPLPSPSLRVPPSFVSAAPLTGMAAKRGTKTSMKNMEKELLCPVCQEMYKQPLVLPCTHNVCQACAREVLGQQGYVGHGGDPSSEPTSPASTPSTRSPRLSRRTLPKPDRLDRLLKSACQGDVELGERGLAGLFRNLTLERVVERYRQSVSVGGAILCQLCKPPPLEATKGCTECRATFCNECFKLFHPWGTQKAQHEPTLPTLSFRPKGLMCPDHKEEVTHYCKTCQRLVCQLCRVRRTHSGHKITPVLSAYQALKDKLTKSLTYILGNQDTVQTQICELEETVRHTEVSGQQAKEEVSQLVRGLGAVLEERRASLLQAIEECQQERLARLSAQIQEHRSLLDGSGLVGYAQEVLKETDQPCFVQAAKQLHNRIARATEALQMFRPAASSSFRHCQLDVGREMKLLTELNFLRVPEAPVIDTQRTFAYDQIFLCWRLPPHSPPAWHYTIEFRRTDVPAQPGPTRWQRREEVRGTSALLENPDTGSVYVLRVRGCNKAGYGEYSEDVHLHTPPAPVLHFFLDGRWGTSRERLAISKDQRAVRSVPGLPLLLAAERLLTGCHLSVDVVLGDVAVTQGRSYWACAVDPASYLVKVGVGLESKLQESFQGAPDVISPRYDPDSGHDSGAEDATVEASPPFAFLTIGMGKILLGAGASSNAGLTGRDGPAASCTVPLPPRLGICLDYERGRVSFLDAVSFRGLLECPLDCSGPVCPAFCFIGGGAVQLQEPVGTKPERKVTIGGFAKLD from the exons ATGGCAACCCGGGCCCGGCTCTCCCAGGGGCGGTGCCAGCTTTGCTCCCCCCAAccacttccttccccctccctccgtGTCCCTCCCTCCTTTGTGTCAGCTGCGCCCCTGACCGGGATGGCTGCGAAGAGAGGGACCAAG ACGAGCATGAAGAACATGGAGAAGGAACTGCTGTGCCCAGTGTGTCAAGAGATGTACAAGCAGCCACTGGTGCTGCCCTGTACCCACAATGTATGCCAGGCCTGTGCCCGGGAGGTGCTGGGCCAGCAGGGCTACGTAGGCCATGGTGGGGACCCCAGCTCTGAGCCCACCTCTCCTGCCTCCACCCCTTCTACCCGAAGTCCCCGCCTCTCCCGCAGAACTCTCCCCAAGCCAGACCGCTTGGACCGACTGCTTAAGTCAG CCTGCCAGGGCGATGTGGAGCTGGGGGAGCGGGGCTTGGCAGGGCTGTTCCGGAACCTGACCCTGGAGCGTGTGGTGGAGCGGTACCGCCAGAGTGTGAGTGTGGGTGGCGCCATCCTGTGCCAGCTGTGCAAGCCCCCGCCACTAGAGGCCACCAAGGGCTGCACTGAGTGCCGCGCCACCTTCTGCAACGAATGCTTCAAGCTCTTCCACCCCTGGGGCACCCAGAAGGCCCAACATGAGCCCACCctgcccaccctctccttccGCCCCAAG GGCCTGATGTGCCCAGATCACAAAGAAGAGGTGACCCACTACTGCAAGACCTGCCAACGACTGGTATGCCAACTTTGCCGTGTGCGACGCACCCACAGCGGCCACAAGATCACACCTGTGCTCAGTGCCTACCAGGCCCTCAAG GACAAGCTGACAAAGAGCCTGACATACATCCTGGGAAACCAGGACACAGTACAGACCCAGATCTGTGAGCTGGAGGAGACCGTGAGGCACACTGAG GTGAGTGGTCAGCAGGCCAAGGAGGAGGTGTCCCAGCTGGtgcgggggctgggggctgtgcTGGAGGAGAGGCGGGCATCGCTGCTTCAGGCCATTGAGGAGTGCCAGCAGGAGCGGCTGGCCCGTCTCAGCGCCCAGATCCAGGAGCACCGGAGCCTGCTGGATGGCTCAGGTCTGGTGGGCTACGCTCAGGAGGTGCTTAAGGAAACAGACCAGCCTTGCTTTGTGCAAGCAGCCAAACAGCTGCACAACAG GATTGCCCGAGCTACGGAGGCCCTCCAGATGTTCCGGCCAGCTGCCAGCTCCTCCTTCCGCCATTGCCAGCTGGACGTGGGGCGTGAGATGAAGCTGCTGACCGAGCTTAACTTCCTGCGAG TGCCCGAGGCTCCGGTCATTGACACCCAGCGCACCTTTGCCTACGACCAGATCTTCCTGTGCTGGCGGCTGCCCCCCCACTCACCACCTGCCTGGCACTACACCATTGAGTTCCGGCGCACGGATGTGCCGGCCCAGCCGGGCCCCACCCGCTGGCAGCGGCGGGAAGAGGTGAGGGGCACCAGCGCCCTGCTTGAGAACCCTGACACAGGCTCTGTGTACGTGCTGCGTGTCCGTGGCTGCAACAAGGCCGGCTACGGCGAGTACAGTGAAGATGTGCACCTGCACACGCCCCCAGCGCCCG TCCTGCACTTCTTCCTCGACGGCCGCTGGGGCACAAGCCGAGAGCGGCTGGCCATCAGCAAGGACCAGCGAGCGGTGCGGAGTGTTCCAGGGCTGCCCCTGCTGCTGGCTGCTGAGCGGCTACTGACGGGCTGCCACCTGAGCGTGGATGTGGTCCTGGGCGATGTGGCTGTGACCCAGGGCCGCAGCTACTGGGCCTGCGCCGTAGACCCAGCCTCCTACTTGGTGAAGGTGGGCGTCGGGCTGGAGAGCAAGCTTCAGGAAAGCTTCCAGGGTGCCCCCGATGTGATCAGCCCCAG GTACGACCCGGACAGTGGGCATGACAGCGGTGCCGAGGATGCCACAGTGGAGGCGTCGCCACCCTTCGCTTTCCTAACCATTGGCATGGGCAAGatcctgctgggggctggggccagCTCAAATGCAGGGCTGACAGGGAGGGATGGCCCGGCGGCCAGCTGCACAGTGCCCCTGCCGCCCCGCCTGGGCATCTGCCTGGACTACGAGCGGGGTCGGGTTTCCTTCCTGGATGCTGTGTCCTTCCGAGGGCTCCTGGAGTGCCCCCTGGACTGCTCGGGACCTGTGTGCCCTGCCTTTTGTTTTATTGGGGGTGGTGCAGTACAGCTACAGGAGCCCGTGGGCACTAAGCCCGAGAGGAAGGTCACCATTGGGGGCTTTGCCAAGCTGGACTGA